One genomic segment of Coffea arabica cultivar ET-39 chromosome 6e, Coffea Arabica ET-39 HiFi, whole genome shotgun sequence includes these proteins:
- the LOC113696970 gene encoding lycopene epsilon cyclase, chloroplastic-like isoform X1, with translation MQCIGFGAQNVAAMVVSGCPNVKGSSRRKRVVLRDNHHHHVWSRYSSSRTVVVQVRCGSRRTTASESCVVDKEEKFADQEDYIKAGGSELLYVQMQQSKQMDQQSKFSDKMPEISAGNSILDLVVIGCGPAGLALAAESAKLGLTVGLIGPDVPFTNNYGVWEDEFKDLGLAGCIEHVWRDTVVYLDDNDPIFIGRAYGRVSRHLLHEELLRRCVESGVSYLRSKVERIVEAATGHSLVECEGNIVIPCRLATVASGAASGKLLQYELGGPRVSVQTAYGVEVEVENNPYDPNLMVFMDYRDYMRGKVESLEAEFPTFLYAMPMSPTRVFFEETCLASKDAMPFELLKKKLMSRLDTLGVRIIKTYEEEWSYIPVGGSLPNTEQKNLAFGAAASMVHPATGYSVVRSLSEAPKYASAIANILKQGQAKDMMTRNISAQAWNTLWPQERKRQRAFFLFGLALILQLDIEGIRAFFQTFFRLPNWMSQGFLGSSLSSTDLLLFAFYMFVIAPNDLRKCLIQHLLSDPTGATMVRTYLAI, from the exons ATGCAGTGCATTGGATTTGGAGCTCAAAATGTTGCAGCAATGGTCGTTTCTGGATGTCCTAATGTTAAAGGGTCATCAAGGAGAAAGAGGGTGGTGCTGAGGgataatcatcatcatcatgtgTGGAGTAGATACAGTAGCAGTAGAACAGTGGTCGTACAAGTGAGGTGTGGCAGCAGACGTACAACAGCTAGCGAGAGTTGTGTGGTtgataaagaagaaaagtttgcTGATCAAGAAGATTACATCAAGGCTGGTGGGTCTGAGCTCCTCTACGTTCAAATGCAACAGAGCAAGCAAATGGATCAACAGTCTAAATTTTCGGATAAG ATGCCGGAAATATCAGCCGGTAATAGCATACTGGACTTGGTGGTGATCGGCTGTGGTCCTGCTGGACTTGCCCTTGCCGCAGAGTCAGCTAAGCTAGGTCTGACGGTTGGGCTAATTGGGCCAGATGTTcctttcacaaataattatggTGTGTGGGAGGATGAATTTAAAG ATCTTGGGCTTGCTGGATGCATTGAGCATGTTTGGAGGGACACAGTCGTATATCTCGATGATAATGATCCCATCTTCATCGGTCGTGCTTATGGACGAGTTAGTCGCCATTTGCTCCATGAGGAGCTGctaagaag GTGTGTCGAGTCAGGTGTGTCATATCTTAGATCAAAGGTGGAAAGGATTGTCGAAGCTGCTACCGGTCACAGTCTTGTAGAGTGTGAAGGCAACATTGTGATTCCCTGCAG GCTTGCTACTGTTGCATCTGGAGCAGCCTCTGGAAAACTCTTGCAGTATGAACTGGGAGGTCCTAGAGTTTCTGTTCAAACAGCTTATGGTGTGGAGGTTGAG GTGGAAAATAATCCATATGACCCCAATCTGATGGTCTTCATGGATTATAGAGACTACATGAGGGGCAAAGTTGAATCTCTAGAAGCGGAATTTCCCACATTTCTTTATGCTATGCCCATGTCCCCAACAAGAGTTTTCTTTGAG GAAACCTGTTTGGCTTCAAAAGATGCCATGCCATTTGAACTATTAAAGAAAAAACTGATGTCAAGACTGGATACTCTGGGAGTTCGAATTATCAAAACTTATGAAGAG GAATGGTCTTATATACCAGTCGGTGGATCTTTGCCAAATACAGAGCAAAAAAATCTTGCATTTGGTGCTGCTGCCAGCATGGTACATCCTGCCACAG GCTACTCAGTTGTTAGATCATTGTCAGAGGCCCCAAAATATGCTTCTGCAATAGCAAATATCTTGAAACAAGGTCAAGCTAAGGACATGATGACCCGAAACATATCCGCTCAAG CTTGGAACACTCTTTGGCCGCAAGAGAGGAAACGACAGAGAGCATTCTTCCTTTTTGGATTGGCACTTATTTTGCAGCTGGATATTGAGGGGATAAGGGCGTTTTTCCAGACTTTCTTCCGTTTGCCAAACTG GATGTCACAGGGATTTCTTGGTTCTAGTCTTTCCTCAACAGACCTCCTGTTATTTGCCTTTTATATGTTCGTAATAGCACCAAATGACTTAAGAAAGTGCCTTATACAGCATCTTTTGTCTGATCCAACCGGTGCAACCATGGTAAGAACATATCTCGCTATATAG
- the LOC113696970 gene encoding lycopene epsilon cyclase, chloroplastic-like isoform X2 has protein sequence MQCIGFGAQNVAAMVVSGCPNVKGSSRRKRVVLRDNHHHHVWSRYSSSRTVVVQVRCGSRRTTASESCVVDKEEKFADQEDYIKAGGSELLYVQMQQSKQMDQQSKFSDKMPEISAGNSILDLVVIGCGPAGLALAAESAKLGLTVGLIGPDVPFTNNYGVWEDEFKDLGLAGCIEHVWRDTVVYLDDNDPIFIGRAYGRVSRHLLHEELLRRCVESGVSYLRSKVERIVEAATGHSLVECEGNIVIPCRLATVASGAASGKLLQYELGGPRVSVQTAYGVEVEVENNPYDPNLMVFMDYRDYMRGKVESLEAEFPTFLYAMPMSPTRVFFEETCLASKDAMPFELLKKKLMSRLDTLGVRIIKTYEEEWSYIPVGGSLPNTEQKNLAFGAAASMVHPATGYSVVRSLSEAPKYASAIANILKQGQAKDMMTRNISAQGRIFCFSLEHSLAAREETTESILPFWIGTYFAAGY, from the exons ATGCAGTGCATTGGATTTGGAGCTCAAAATGTTGCAGCAATGGTCGTTTCTGGATGTCCTAATGTTAAAGGGTCATCAAGGAGAAAGAGGGTGGTGCTGAGGgataatcatcatcatcatgtgTGGAGTAGATACAGTAGCAGTAGAACAGTGGTCGTACAAGTGAGGTGTGGCAGCAGACGTACAACAGCTAGCGAGAGTTGTGTGGTtgataaagaagaaaagtttgcTGATCAAGAAGATTACATCAAGGCTGGTGGGTCTGAGCTCCTCTACGTTCAAATGCAACAGAGCAAGCAAATGGATCAACAGTCTAAATTTTCGGATAAG ATGCCGGAAATATCAGCCGGTAATAGCATACTGGACTTGGTGGTGATCGGCTGTGGTCCTGCTGGACTTGCCCTTGCCGCAGAGTCAGCTAAGCTAGGTCTGACGGTTGGGCTAATTGGGCCAGATGTTcctttcacaaataattatggTGTGTGGGAGGATGAATTTAAAG ATCTTGGGCTTGCTGGATGCATTGAGCATGTTTGGAGGGACACAGTCGTATATCTCGATGATAATGATCCCATCTTCATCGGTCGTGCTTATGGACGAGTTAGTCGCCATTTGCTCCATGAGGAGCTGctaagaag GTGTGTCGAGTCAGGTGTGTCATATCTTAGATCAAAGGTGGAAAGGATTGTCGAAGCTGCTACCGGTCACAGTCTTGTAGAGTGTGAAGGCAACATTGTGATTCCCTGCAG GCTTGCTACTGTTGCATCTGGAGCAGCCTCTGGAAAACTCTTGCAGTATGAACTGGGAGGTCCTAGAGTTTCTGTTCAAACAGCTTATGGTGTGGAGGTTGAG GTGGAAAATAATCCATATGACCCCAATCTGATGGTCTTCATGGATTATAGAGACTACATGAGGGGCAAAGTTGAATCTCTAGAAGCGGAATTTCCCACATTTCTTTATGCTATGCCCATGTCCCCAACAAGAGTTTTCTTTGAG GAAACCTGTTTGGCTTCAAAAGATGCCATGCCATTTGAACTATTAAAGAAAAAACTGATGTCAAGACTGGATACTCTGGGAGTTCGAATTATCAAAACTTATGAAGAG GAATGGTCTTATATACCAGTCGGTGGATCTTTGCCAAATACAGAGCAAAAAAATCTTGCATTTGGTGCTGCTGCCAGCATGGTACATCCTGCCACAG GCTACTCAGTTGTTAGATCATTGTCAGAGGCCCCAAAATATGCTTCTGCAATAGCAAATATCTTGAAACAAGGTCAAGCTAAGGACATGATGACCCGAAACATATCCGCTCAAG GAAGGATTTTTTGTTTCAGCTTGGAACACTCTTTGGCCGCAAGAGAGGAAACGACAGAGAGCATTCTTCCTTTTTGGATTGGCACTTATTTTGCAGCTGGATATTGA